A stretch of Microcoleus sp. FACHB-68 DNA encodes these proteins:
- the chlG gene encoding chlorophyll synthase ChlG, giving the protein MSNPPTSSPNQAEGAADAAATQTDRSAKTRQLLGMKGAAGGETSIWKIRLQLMKPITWIPLIWGVLCGAASSGRFTWTLENVLIAAACMLLSGPILVGYTQTLNDFYDREIDAINEPYRPIPSGIISIPQVITQILVLLVAGIGLAYALDVWAGHEFPTITAIALGGSFLAYIYSAPPLKLKKNGWLGNYALGASYIALPWWTGHALFGDLNPTIMILTLFYSLAGLGIAVVNDFKSVEGDRQLGLQSLPVMFGITTAAWICVMMIDVFQAGIAAYLVSIHQNLYAVILVLLIIPQITFQDMYFLRNPLENDVKYQASAQPFLVFGMLFTAIALGRAFV; this is encoded by the coding sequence ATGTCTAATCCTCCAACTTCTTCGCCAAATCAAGCCGAGGGGGCTGCCGACGCAGCAGCAACCCAGACAGATCGCAGCGCTAAAACCAGACAACTATTAGGCATGAAAGGCGCTGCCGGTGGCGAAACCTCCATCTGGAAGATTCGCTTGCAGCTAATGAAACCGATCACCTGGATACCCCTGATTTGGGGTGTGCTGTGTGGGGCGGCTTCTTCGGGCCGGTTCACCTGGACACTGGAAAATGTGCTAATAGCAGCGGCTTGTATGCTGCTGTCTGGCCCTATATTGGTGGGTTACACCCAAACCCTCAATGATTTTTACGACCGCGAAATTGACGCCATCAACGAACCGTACCGCCCCATTCCATCGGGTATTATCTCAATTCCTCAAGTCATCACCCAAATTTTGGTGTTATTAGTAGCGGGAATTGGCTTAGCTTATGCCTTAGATGTGTGGGCCGGCCATGAATTCCCCACCATCACCGCCATCGCCCTTGGCGGATCTTTTTTGGCTTATATTTATTCGGCCCCACCCCTAAAGCTCAAGAAAAACGGCTGGTTGGGTAACTACGCCCTGGGTGCCAGTTACATTGCCCTGCCTTGGTGGACCGGCCACGCCTTATTTGGCGATCTTAATCCCACGATCATGATTTTGACCTTATTCTACAGTTTGGCCGGCCTGGGAATTGCCGTTGTCAACGACTTTAAAAGCGTTGAAGGCGACCGGCAGCTTGGCTTACAATCGCTGCCGGTGATGTTTGGCATTACCACAGCCGCTTGGATCTGCGTGATGATGATTGATGTCTTTCAAGCAGGAATCGCCGCTTACTTGGTCAGCATTCACCAAAACCTCTACGCCGTGATTCTGGTGTTGCTGATTATTCCTCAAATTACTTTCCAGGATATGTATTTTCTGCGGAATCCCCTGGAAAATGATGTTAAATATCAGGCAAGCGCTCAACCTTTCCTCGTCTTTGGAATGCTCTTTACCGCTATAGCCTTGGGACGTGCCTTTGTTTAA